A genomic window from Acinetobacter chinensis includes:
- a CDS encoding aldehyde dehydrogenase family protein encodes MVKTTTATQILESPLYVAGKAVKTGQWLEVLDKYSLQPYARVALADARVLEKAIDAAVRAEQEMADLKPFQKQKILLHCVRRFSEIRDELTEILIAEGGKPRKAAVAEVERLINTFQLAADAVTQLDDGRMLPLAVTAAAAGYQGIMKQVPVGAVSLISPFNFPLNLTAHKIAPAIAAGCPFVLKPASLTPVSALKIAEVLAETDLPKGAFSVLPCPREHADVLVTDDRFKLLSFTGSDQVGWDMKARSGRKKVTLELGGNAAVLIEPDTEVTDALIERLIGGAYNHAGQVCISVQRILVHADIYSELKKKLVTRLKKLKAADPASDSTIVGPMIKEAEAVRLKKWVDRAVKKGAKLLAGGELKGVMFEPTLLENVDESLEVYKDEAFGPVAVIEKYKTFEQGIERINQSRFGLQAGVYTQNLNRMMYAWEHLHVGGVIINDIPSFRVDNMPYGGVKDSGLGREGIQFAIRDMQESRILVIRSAD; translated from the coding sequence ATGGTAAAAACAACAACAGCAACCCAGATTCTGGAATCTCCATTGTATGTTGCGGGTAAGGCGGTCAAAACCGGACAATGGCTTGAGGTACTCGATAAATATTCTTTACAGCCCTATGCCAGAGTAGCACTGGCAGATGCCCGTGTCCTTGAAAAAGCAATTGATGCTGCGGTTAGAGCCGAACAGGAAATGGCAGATTTAAAACCATTTCAGAAACAGAAAATTTTATTGCACTGTGTCAGACGCTTTTCTGAAATAAGGGATGAACTGACTGAAATTTTAATTGCAGAAGGGGGCAAACCCCGTAAGGCGGCAGTCGCTGAAGTGGAGCGGCTGATCAATACTTTTCAGCTGGCAGCCGATGCTGTGACACAGCTTGATGATGGACGTATGCTTCCTTTAGCCGTAACAGCTGCAGCAGCAGGCTATCAGGGCATAATGAAACAGGTTCCGGTCGGTGCAGTTTCACTGATCAGTCCATTTAATTTTCCATTGAATCTGACGGCACATAAAATTGCACCTGCAATTGCTGCTGGTTGTCCCTTTGTGCTGAAACCCGCCAGTCTGACGCCTGTATCTGCGCTTAAAATTGCTGAGGTTCTAGCAGAAACAGATTTACCGAAAGGGGCTTTTTCCGTACTACCATGTCCACGTGAACATGCAGATGTTCTGGTGACCGATGACCGTTTCAAACTGCTGAGTTTTACAGGTTCAGATCAGGTGGGCTGGGATATGAAAGCCCGTTCAGGTCGGAAGAAAGTCACGCTGGAACTGGGAGGCAATGCGGCGGTACTGATTGAACCGGATACTGAAGTGACGGATGCCTTGATTGAGCGTTTGATCGGCGGGGCATATAACCATGCCGGTCAGGTCTGTATCAGTGTGCAGCGGATACTGGTGCATGCAGACATCTACAGTGAATTAAAGAAAAAACTGGTGACCCGTCTGAAAAAACTGAAAGCAGCTGACCCTGCTTCAGACAGTACAATTGTGGGACCCATGATCAAAGAAGCTGAAGCAGTCCGTTTAAAGAAATGGGTGGATCGGGCTGTGAAAAAAGGTGCAAAACTGCTGGCAGGGGGTGAACTGAAAGGCGTGATGTTTGAACCGACCTTACTTGAAAATGTCGATGAATCTCTGGAAGTTTATAAAGATGAAGCCTTTGGACCTGTGGCTGTCATTGAAAAATATAAAACTTTTGAGCAGGGAATTGAACGGATCAATCAAAGCCGTTTTGGACTGCAGGCAGGTGTTTATACTCAGAATCTGAACAGGATGATGTATGCCTGGGAACACTTACATGTGGGTGGTGTCATTATTAATGATATTCCTTCTTTCAGGGTGGACAACATGCCCTATGGCGGTGTGAAGGATTCAGGGCTGGGACGCGAGGGTATTCAGTTTGCCATTCGGGATATGCAGGAATCACGTATTTTAGTGATACGAAGTGCTGACTAA
- a CDS encoding TIGR04219 family outer membrane beta-barrel protein gives MKLTRMAVLSVAFGLSSLANADFIGLKGDISYWNFDGHTRTEHSVPGIATDLNRTYELDRQGTVQLSAAFEHPVPLLPNVKLKYANLDNESRDSAFRSKTELTNTDLILYYEILDNIISADIGAGLAYLDGTTRISTAGLYTDYDISGSTPFLYAQAGAKLPFTGLSANAELIVTDINDTKMTDAQAELQYDFVKSIALDIGAKVGYRIMKIEIEESKNEQIEYEFKGPYIGLAAHF, from the coding sequence ATGAAACTGACCAGAATGGCTGTTTTATCTGTCGCGTTCGGACTGAGTTCTTTAGCAAATGCAGATTTTATCGGATTAAAAGGAGATATCAGTTACTGGAATTTTGATGGACATACCCGCACTGAACATTCCGTTCCTGGCATCGCCACAGATCTGAACAGAACCTATGAACTGGACCGTCAGGGAACCGTTCAGCTCTCAGCTGCATTTGAGCATCCTGTACCTTTACTGCCCAATGTAAAACTTAAATATGCCAATCTGGACAACGAATCCAGAGACTCCGCATTCCGTTCAAAAACCGAACTGACCAATACAGACTTAATTCTTTATTATGAAATCCTGGATAATATCATCAGTGCCGATATTGGTGCAGGACTTGCCTATCTTGATGGTACAACCCGTATCTCAACTGCAGGCTTATATACAGACTACGATATCAGTGGTTCAACTCCGTTTCTTTATGCACAGGCTGGTGCAAAGCTGCCTTTTACAGGCTTAAGTGCCAATGCTGAACTGATCGTAACTGATATTAATGATACGAAAATGACTGATGCTCAGGCAGAACTGCAATACGACTTTGTCAAAAGCATTGCTTTGGATATCGGTGCAAAAGTCGGATACCGGATCATGAAAATCGAAATTGAAGAATCGAAAAATGAACAGATTGAATATGAATTTAAAGGTCCATATATTGGACTCGCTGCACATTTTTAA
- a CDS encoding MFS transporter, whose product MTAKTMNVNAVVDHAKFNKSHLSIVLWCLLIIVFDGYDLAINGVALPLLMKEWGLTTVQAGMLASTALCGMMFGAMLFGTLADKIGRKKVIMICVFLFSGFTFWGGFASSPTEFGVLRFVAGLGIGGVLPNLVALTSEYAPKKLRSTLVTTMFSGYAMGGIMAALFGSWFTADHGWQIMFYIAGFPLLFLPLVWKFLPESLTFLVKVGKHDEARKMINAIAPEHQVSASTKLELDEVVVPGGTTVKALYQQGRSLGTALFWLCFFMCLLTLYALGSWLPKLMMAAGYSLGSSLMFLLAMNIGAVIGTVGGGILADKFHLKPVIMTLCVSGALALYGLGFNSPPFVLYFLVAVAGAASIGSQILLYSYVAQYYPLSVRSTGIGWASAVGRTGAIVGPILIGFLLSKELPHQLNFMAVGIPVIIAAIALIFIRTPVTQSEQVPVSTVKRRRSYSS is encoded by the coding sequence ATGACAGCGAAAACAATGAATGTAAATGCTGTAGTGGATCATGCAAAATTTAACAAGTCGCATTTGAGCATCGTACTTTGGTGCTTACTGATTATTGTTTTTGATGGTTATGACCTTGCAATTAATGGGGTCGCACTGCCTTTACTGATGAAAGAGTGGGGACTGACCACAGTTCAGGCAGGTATGCTGGCAAGTACGGCATTGTGTGGGATGATGTTCGGAGCAATGCTGTTTGGAACACTGGCTGATAAAATTGGCCGTAAAAAGGTCATTATGATCTGCGTTTTTCTTTTCAGTGGCTTTACGTTCTGGGGTGGTTTTGCTTCCAGTCCGACAGAATTTGGTGTTTTACGTTTTGTGGCTGGTTTAGGCATTGGCGGTGTATTGCCGAATCTTGTAGCTCTGACTTCAGAATATGCGCCTAAAAAACTGCGCAGTACACTGGTGACAACCATGTTCAGTGGTTATGCCATGGGCGGTATTATGGCCGCATTATTTGGTTCATGGTTTACTGCAGACCATGGCTGGCAGATCATGTTCTATATTGCAGGTTTTCCTTTGCTGTTTTTACCTCTGGTATGGAAGTTCCTGCCAGAATCACTGACTTTTCTGGTTAAGGTGGGTAAGCATGATGAAGCCCGTAAGATGATCAATGCAATTGCACCTGAACATCAGGTCAGTGCATCGACTAAGCTCGAGCTGGATGAAGTGGTCGTACCTGGGGGAACAACAGTCAAAGCACTGTATCAGCAGGGACGTAGCCTCGGGACTGCACTGTTCTGGCTGTGTTTCTTTATGTGCCTGCTGACACTGTATGCTTTAGGCAGCTGGTTGCCGAAACTGATGATGGCAGCGGGTTATTCACTGGGCAGCAGTCTGATGTTCCTGCTGGCAATGAATATTGGTGCCGTGATTGGTACAGTTGGTGGCGGTATTCTTGCAGATAAGTTCCATCTGAAACCTGTCATTATGACCTTATGTGTTTCTGGTGCGCTGGCACTTTACGGCTTAGGTTTTAATTCTCCGCCATTTGTGCTGTATTTCCTGGTTGCCGTTGCTGGTGCTGCTTCAATTGGTTCGCAGATATTACTTTATAGCTATGTTGCACAGTATTATCCATTGTCTGTCCGTTCTACAGGCATTGGCTGGGCTTCAGCAGTAGGACGCACGGGCGCAATTGTGGGACCTATTCTGATTGGATTCCTGCTGTCCAAAGAACTGCCGCATCAGCTGAATTTCATGGCAGTTGGTATTCCTGTCATTATTGCTGCGATTGCACTGATTTTCATTCGTACACCTGTTACTCAGTCAGAGCAGGTACCGGTATCGACTGTAAAAAGAAGACGTTCATACAGCAGCTGA
- a CDS encoding phytanoyl-CoA dioxygenase family protein, protein MKGKAKDMEDPGYNPVLLIMNKNGTALDQSKFKQIKAELSADGIVKLSQFIAKKEVNLIRQSLMSELKRLKIYENNKIISKELKNLSHFQQIVMLSKVVKQPKALENYSDIFGEILFKIFAEKFHFDQQQQLLLTLPQQEKWTLNDLKWHVDSHSTAFESLQFFLLIDDIQSHGGGTLILKGSHHLSERLSLSQLNSLLSLKNLNQPFDFQNKKLEIIELTGVQGDVYLMDMRVIHSPAINAAKKIRMMATYRYFQNI, encoded by the coding sequence ATGAAAGGAAAAGCAAAAGACATGGAGGATCCAGGGTATAATCCAGTTCTGTTAATAATGAATAAGAATGGAACAGCTTTGGATCAGTCAAAGTTCAAACAAATTAAAGCTGAGTTGAGTGCTGATGGAATAGTTAAGCTGTCTCAGTTTATTGCTAAAAAAGAAGTAAATTTAATCAGACAAAGTTTGATGAGTGAGCTGAAACGTTTAAAAATTTATGAAAATAATAAAATAATTTCTAAAGAATTAAAAAATCTGAGTCATTTTCAACAGATTGTAATGCTCTCCAAGGTGGTTAAACAGCCGAAAGCACTGGAAAATTATTCAGATATTTTCGGTGAAATTTTATTTAAAATTTTTGCTGAAAAGTTTCATTTTGATCAGCAGCAACAACTTCTGTTGACATTACCTCAACAGGAAAAGTGGACACTGAATGATTTAAAATGGCATGTCGATTCACATTCAACAGCTTTTGAGTCACTGCAGTTTTTTTTATTAATTGATGATATTCAATCGCATGGTGGAGGAACTCTGATTTTAAAAGGTTCACATCATTTATCTGAACGATTATCTCTAAGTCAGTTGAACAGCCTGTTGAGTCTGAAAAATTTAAATCAGCCTTTTGATTTTCAAAATAAAAAATTAGAGATCATTGAATTAACCGGTGTACAAGGTGATGTTTATTTAATGGATATGAGAGTTATTCATTCTCCAGCGATCAATGCTGCAAAAAAGATAAGAATGATGGCAACGTACAGATATTTTCAGAATATTTAA
- a CDS encoding peptidylprolyl isomerase, giving the protein MLKQTLFAVCAMTTSFSLMAANTVVEMKTSLGNIEIELFNDQAPVSAKNFENYVKAGFYTDTLFHRVIPGFMIQGGGFNADMSEKQTQAAIKNESSNGLKNTRGTLAMARTNNPDSATSQFFINVADNAFLNRSPMNAGYAVFGKVTKGMNVVDKITAVPTGNYGMHQNVPKQSVKILGVQIKTAAASK; this is encoded by the coding sequence ATGTTAAAGCAGACATTATTTGCCGTTTGTGCAATGACTACAAGTTTCAGCCTGATGGCTGCCAATACCGTGGTGGAAATGAAAACCTCCCTGGGAAATATTGAAATTGAGCTTTTCAATGATCAGGCACCCGTTTCAGCAAAAAACTTTGAAAACTATGTAAAAGCGGGCTTTTATACCGATACGCTTTTTCATCGCGTCATTCCGGGTTTCATGATCCAGGGTGGTGGTTTCAATGCAGATATGAGCGAAAAGCAAACTCAGGCTGCAATTAAAAATGAATCATCCAACGGTCTTAAAAATACCCGTGGCACTCTGGCTATGGCACGGACCAACAATCCTGACTCTGCAACCAGTCAGTTCTTCATTAATGTTGCAGACAATGCCTTTTTGAACAGAAGTCCAATGAATGCAGGCTATGCAGTATTTGGTAAAGTGACCAAAGGTATGAATGTTGTCGATAAAATTACGGCTGTTCCAACAGGAAACTATGGAATGCACCAGAATGTTCCAAAGCAAAGTGTGAAAATACTGGGTGTGCAGATCAAAACAGCAGCAGCATCCAAATAA
- a CDS encoding acetoacetate decarboxylase family protein has translation MNKNLLNPVVTHPPPWHLNGDAFIMNYWLSPALTKASAHFGIAPSYLGRMVQVMLVRYETSPVGPYDELLLLDHSIKYGGSLSFIPKIYVSTEVSVQHGQALWGIPKELAQFEWLERENTCYCQIQFGEQIMSVKLMKKPATQTALVSSKYLPDLILKIKQHDQSRTFSFAPQFSGALKPMQSIEWINTQDIFPDFSKATALKSFYIPEFQLIFPEAQIEEA, from the coding sequence ATGAATAAAAATTTACTTAATCCTGTTGTGACTCATCCACCGCCATGGCACCTGAATGGCGATGCTTTTATTATGAATTACTGGCTGAGCCCTGCTTTAACCAAAGCATCAGCCCATTTTGGAATTGCGCCGTCTTATCTGGGCAGAATGGTTCAGGTCATGCTGGTGCGCTATGAAACATCGCCTGTCGGCCCCTATGATGAACTGCTGTTACTTGATCACAGCATTAAATATGGTGGCAGTCTTTCCTTTATTCCTAAAATATATGTATCTACCGAGGTCTCGGTTCAGCATGGTCAAGCGCTTTGGGGTATCCCAAAGGAACTGGCTCAATTTGAATGGCTGGAACGTGAAAACACCTGCTATTGTCAGATTCAGTTCGGCGAACAGATCATGTCCGTTAAACTGATGAAAAAACCAGCCACTCAGACAGCATTGGTCAGCAGTAAATATCTGCCCGATCTGATCCTGAAAATCAAACAGCATGATCAGAGTCGGACGTTCAGTTTTGCACCCCAGTTTTCGGGTGCATTGAAACCAATGCAATCTATAGAATGGATCAATACTCAGGACATCTTTCCTGATTTTTCTAAAGCGACTGCACTGAAAAGCTTTTATATTCCTGAATTTCAGCTGATCTTTCCTGAAGCTCAGATCGAAGAAGCATAA
- a CDS encoding alpha/beta hydrolase produces MVAFNTKIQKMMEKGQGAAARTLDRLPGIAQETLSKALGYPYHYPDLDPFIKCMMAAQIKQGKIGFIGDDPAHSRKVFDQQMQSIRAQATPVKRIEDLRLPLHSGTIFARHYHPAPHKKLPMIVFYHGGGFVVGGMDTHDEACRLIAVHAGAQVLSIDYPLAPEASPKQLIQTCEDALAWVYQNRRQFKILKNRIAVAGDSAGGNISAVVAQRSANKVYAPEAQFLIYPVVDFKSRHPSFYAYENGLVLTGADVSYVTDYYVTQHDFQLDDPMISPTYGNLKRQPPAFVVTAGHDLLHDEGEIYAHKLRHQGNKVEYQEYSDQTHGFINLTPVSRRAKKITIEISKNFRKFWDRQR; encoded by the coding sequence ATGGTTGCTTTCAACACTAAAATTCAAAAAATGATGGAAAAGGGACAGGGTGCAGCAGCACGGACGCTGGACCGTTTGCCTGGCATTGCTCAGGAAACATTAAGCAAGGCACTGGGATATCCATACCATTATCCAGACCTTGATCCTTTTATTAAATGCATGATGGCAGCGCAGATCAAGCAGGGGAAAATCGGTTTTATTGGAGACGATCCTGCCCATTCCCGAAAAGTGTTTGATCAGCAGATGCAGTCGATCCGTGCCCAGGCAACACCTGTTAAGCGGATTGAAGATCTACGTTTGCCTTTACACAGTGGAACCATTTTCGCCCGTCATTATCATCCTGCGCCGCATAAAAAGCTGCCTATGATTGTGTTCTATCATGGGGGCGGTTTTGTGGTTGGCGGAATGGACACTCATGATGAAGCATGCCGTCTGATTGCAGTACATGCAGGTGCACAGGTATTAAGTATTGATTATCCACTGGCACCTGAAGCCAGCCCTAAACAACTGATTCAGACCTGCGAAGATGCACTGGCCTGGGTTTATCAGAACCGCAGACAGTTTAAAATTCTGAAAAACAGAATTGCTGTGGCAGGTGACAGTGCAGGCGGCAACATCAGTGCAGTAGTGGCACAGCGCAGTGCAAACAAAGTGTATGCACCTGAAGCTCAGTTTCTGATTTATCCTGTGGTGGATTTTAAAAGCCGTCACCCGTCATTTTATGCTTATGAAAATGGACTGGTGCTGACGGGGGCTGATGTGAGTTATGTGACAGACTATTATGTCACTCAGCATGATTTTCAGCTCGATGATCCCATGATTTCACCTACTTATGGCAATCTGAAAAGACAGCCTCCTGCATTTGTGGTGACTGCAGGGCATGACCTGCTGCATGATGAAGGCGAAATCTATGCACATAAACTCAGACATCAGGGCAATAAAGTGGAGTATCAGGAATACAGTGATCAGACCCATGGATTCATCAATCTGACTCCGGTTTCCAGACGGGCAAAAAAAATCACAATCGAAATCAGTAAGAATTTCCGAAAATTCTGGGACAGACAGCGTTAA
- the grpE gene encoding nucleotide exchange factor GrpE: MATEQNQDAQDLEQEQAEQQTQAETEQAEVSVEDLQAQIRQFEESLKLEKARTANAVYEAQKSVERIQRESEKHKDTVLEKFAKELLESVDNLERAIAAAGEEKSGLSEGVELTLKSLLTTLEKFGVVVVDTAHGFNADLHQAVGIDPNAKANEIGTVLQKGYALNGRLLRPAMVMVGA; this comes from the coding sequence ATGGCAACTGAGCAAAATCAAGACGCTCAAGATTTAGAGCAAGAGCAGGCAGAACAGCAGACTCAAGCTGAAACCGAGCAGGCTGAAGTTTCAGTTGAAGATTTACAGGCACAGATCAGACAGTTTGAAGAAAGCCTGAAACTTGAGAAAGCACGTACGGCAAATGCAGTGTATGAAGCTCAGAAAAGCGTGGAACGTATCCAGCGTGAATCTGAAAAGCATAAAGACACTGTGCTTGAAAAATTTGCCAAAGAACTGCTGGAATCCGTAGATAACCTGGAACGGGCAATTGCAGCGGCAGGCGAAGAAAAATCCGGATTATCCGAAGGTGTGGAACTGACACTGAAATCTCTGCTGACCACTTTGGAAAAATTTGGTGTTGTTGTGGTGGATACCGCACATGGTTTCAATGCAGATCTGCATCAGGCAGTCGGTATTGACCCAAATGCCAAAGCCAATGAGATTGGCACTGTACTGCAGAAAGGTTATGCCCTGAATGGTCGCTTACTGCGTCCAGCAATGGTTATGGTTGGCGCATAA
- the dnaK gene encoding molecular chaperone DnaK, producing MAKIIGIDLGTTNSCVAVLEGDKVKVIENAEGARTTPSIVAYKDGEILVGQSAKRQAVTNPKNTLYAIKRLIGRKYQDQAVQKDIGIAPFKIVKADNGDAWVEVNDKKLAPQQVSAEILKKMKKTAEDYLGETVTEAVITVPAYFNDAQRQATKDAGKIAGLEVKRIINEPTAAALAFGMDKKEGDRKVAVYDLGGGTFDVSIIEIADLDGDQQIEVLSTNGDTFLGGEDFDNALIDYLVEEFKKEQNFNLKQDPLALQRLKEAAEKAKIELSSSNSTEINLPYITADATGPKHLVINVTRAKLEGLVADLVARTIEPCKIALKDAGLSTSDISDVILVGGQSRMPMVQQKVQEFFGKEPRKDVNPDEAVAIGAAIQGAVLSGDKTDVLLLDVTPLTLGIETMGGVLTAIIEKNTTIPAKKSQVFSTAADNQPAVDISVFQGERKMAQQNKLLGNFQLGDIPPAPRGVPQIEVSFDINADGILKVSAKDKSTGKEQSIQIKANSGLSDAEIEAMIKDAEANAEEDRKFEELAKARNEADALVSSAQKAVKDLGDQVTADEKTAIDTAVSELEVTAKENDVDAIKAKTEALQNIIMPITQRAYEAAQGQGGAEGFDPSQFGGDAGQQQQKADDGVVDAEFTEVKDDKK from the coding sequence ATGGCTAAAATTATCGGTATTGACTTAGGTACAACAAACTCATGTGTTGCAGTACTTGAAGGCGATAAAGTTAAAGTAATCGAAAACGCTGAAGGCGCTCGTACAACTCCATCGATTGTTGCGTACAAAGATGGTGAAATCCTGGTTGGTCAGTCTGCGAAACGTCAGGCAGTAACCAACCCTAAAAATACTCTGTATGCAATCAAACGTCTGATCGGTCGTAAGTACCAGGATCAGGCAGTACAGAAAGACATCGGTATTGCACCATTCAAAATCGTGAAAGCGGACAATGGCGATGCATGGGTTGAAGTAAACGACAAGAAACTTGCTCCACAACAGGTTTCAGCTGAAATTCTGAAAAAGATGAAAAAGACAGCTGAAGACTATCTGGGTGAAACAGTAACAGAAGCAGTCATTACTGTTCCTGCATACTTCAACGATGCTCAGCGTCAGGCAACTAAAGATGCAGGTAAAATTGCTGGTTTAGAAGTTAAACGTATCATCAACGAACCAACGGCTGCTGCACTTGCGTTCGGTATGGACAAAAAAGAAGGCGACCGTAAAGTTGCTGTATATGACCTTGGTGGTGGTACTTTTGACGTATCAATCATTGAAATTGCTGACTTAGATGGCGACCAGCAGATCGAAGTACTGTCTACCAACGGTGATACATTCCTTGGTGGTGAAGACTTTGATAATGCATTGATCGACTATTTAGTTGAAGAGTTCAAAAAAGAACAGAACTTCAACCTGAAACAGGATCCACTTGCACTTCAACGTTTAAAAGAAGCAGCTGAAAAAGCGAAAATTGAGCTTTCTTCATCTAATTCAACTGAAATTAACCTGCCGTATATCACGGCTGATGCAACTGGTCCTAAACACTTAGTGATCAATGTAACTCGTGCAAAACTTGAAGGTCTGGTTGCTGACCTGGTTGCCCGTACGATTGAGCCTTGTAAAATTGCGCTTAAAGATGCCGGTCTTTCAACAAGCGACATCTCTGACGTAATCCTGGTAGGTGGTCAGTCACGTATGCCAATGGTTCAACAGAAAGTTCAGGAGTTCTTCGGTAAAGAACCTCGTAAAGATGTAAACCCTGATGAAGCAGTTGCAATTGGTGCTGCGATTCAAGGTGCGGTACTTTCAGGTGACAAAACTGACGTACTTTTACTTGACGTTACACCGCTTACACTTGGTATCGAAACTATGGGTGGCGTGTTAACTGCGATCATCGAGAAAAACACCACGATTCCTGCGAAGAAATCTCAAGTGTTCTCGACTGCTGCTGACAACCAGCCTGCTGTAGACATTTCTGTGTTCCAGGGTGAACGTAAAATGGCGCAGCAAAACAAATTACTGGGTAACTTCCAGTTAGGTGACATCCCACCTGCTCCACGTGGTGTGCCACAGATTGAAGTATCTTTCGACATCAACGCTGATGGTATCTTAAAAGTATCTGCGAAAGATAAGAGCACTGGTAAAGAGCAATCTATCCAGATTAAAGCAAACTCAGGTTTGTCTGATGCTGAAATCGAAGCAATGATCAAAGATGCTGAAGCGAATGCTGAAGAAGACCGTAAGTTCGAAGAGCTGGCAAAAGCACGTAACGAAGCTGATGCACTCGTTTCTTCTGCTCAAAAAGCAGTGAAAGATCTGGGCGACCAGGTGACGGCTGATGAGAAAACTGCAATTGATACAGCGGTATCTGAGCTTGAAGTGACTGCGAAAGAAAATGATGTTGATGCGATCAAAGCAAAAACTGAAGCTTTACAGAACATCATCATGCCGATCACTCAACGTGCGTATGAAGCTGCTCAAGGTCAAGGCGGAGCTGAAGGTTTCGATCCTAGCCAGTTCGGTGGTGATGCTGGTCAACAACAGCAAAAAGCGGACGATGGCGTTGTAGATGCTGAGTTCACTGAAGTGAAAGATGACAAAAAATAA
- a CDS encoding J domain-containing protein, producing the protein MWMIAILAFGTIVAGPIGFIIGLIIIGFMVYSKEQSLNQNNEPSEPHEPFHKQEQHSNPSTIRLLTPCIEMVCHFALKYEHQWTTEKVKYVKSVFQECCDNAEDETYLREVLKTKHRSSLETCIHQWLELNPNQESKEVMFTVVCRLLVNTCQDIEKIRYDGFGFGTTLGLSYQYCHSELEAMLEDAFQYESQHNSTGKSELETAAEILGVGIQATEQEINKAYRIKMKDYHPDRNVNVTPAVQRMLEEQTQLLNNARDFMLKYIN; encoded by the coding sequence ATGTGGATGATTGCTATTTTAGCTTTTGGAACGATTGTCGCAGGTCCTATAGGGTTTATTATAGGTCTGATCATTATTGGCTTTATGGTGTATTCAAAAGAGCAGTCGCTTAACCAAAATAATGAACCATCCGAGCCTCACGAGCCATTTCACAAGCAAGAACAGCATTCAAATCCATCTACTATACGTTTATTGACCCCTTGCATCGAGATGGTATGCCATTTTGCCTTAAAATATGAACACCAATGGACGACTGAAAAAGTAAAATATGTAAAGTCTGTTTTTCAAGAGTGTTGTGATAATGCTGAAGATGAAACGTATTTGCGTGAAGTATTAAAAACAAAGCATCGTTCTTCTTTGGAAACGTGTATTCATCAGTGGTTAGAATTAAATCCTAATCAGGAAAGCAAGGAAGTAATGTTTACGGTCGTTTGCCGTTTATTGGTGAATACATGTCAGGATATTGAAAAGATTCGTTATGATGGTTTTGGTTTTGGTACTACTTTAGGATTAAGTTATCAATATTGTCACTCAGAACTGGAAGCAATGTTGGAGGATGCCTTTCAGTATGAATCACAACATAATTCAACGGGTAAATCGGAATTAGAAACAGCAGCAGAAATATTAGGTGTAGGTATTCAAGCCACTGAACAAGAGATTAATAAGGCGTATAGAATAAAAATGAAAGACTACCATCCAGACCGTAATGTAAACGTTACACCTGCGGTACAACGTATGTTGGAAGAACAAACACAGCTGTTAAATAATGCGCGAGATTTTATGTTGAAATACATAAATTAA